A genomic segment from Micromonospora echinaurantiaca encodes:
- a CDS encoding acyl carrier protein: MELTNNSLVDDVRSVVVTTLGVEDRAESLVPSTPLLDSLPELDSLAVVELIAALQERFGIEFDDEDVTAEVFETLGSLAALVESKLR; encoded by the coding sequence ATGGAGCTGACCAACAATTCCCTGGTCGACGACGTCAGGTCGGTCGTCGTCACCACGCTCGGTGTCGAGGACCGCGCCGAGTCCCTCGTGCCGTCGACGCCGCTGCTGGACAGCCTGCCCGAGCTGGACTCGCTGGCCGTGGTGGAGTTGATCGCCGCGCTGCAGGAGCGGTTCGGCATCGAGTTCGACGACGAGGACGTCACCGCCGAGGTTTTCGAGACGCTGGGCAGCCTCGCGGCGCTCGTCGAGAGCAAGCTGCGGTGA
- a CDS encoding polysaccharide deacetylase family protein, whose product MTDHRVINILFHGIGTPRRELEPGEDRYWVTVDRFHAILDEVVSWPRVRLSFDDGNASDLEVGLPALLERQASATFFLIAGRLGEPGSVGADGVQELRRYGMPVGSHGMWHRPWRGLTPRQATEEFHTARDRLAELTGEPVDQAACPLGRYDRTVLSRLRAAGYDRVFTSDRRPARAGAWLQPRYSVRAEDTPESLRDIVFGQGLLGRARASAAGLVKRWR is encoded by the coding sequence ATGACCGACCACCGCGTGATCAACATCCTGTTCCACGGGATCGGTACGCCGCGCCGGGAGCTGGAGCCGGGGGAGGACCGCTACTGGGTGACCGTCGACCGGTTCCACGCGATCCTCGACGAGGTCGTCTCGTGGCCGCGGGTGCGACTCAGCTTCGACGACGGCAACGCCTCGGACCTGGAGGTGGGGCTGCCCGCCCTGCTCGAACGGCAGGCGAGCGCCACCTTCTTCCTCATCGCCGGGCGGCTGGGCGAGCCGGGCAGCGTGGGTGCCGACGGCGTCCAGGAACTGCGGCGGTACGGGATGCCGGTGGGCAGCCACGGCATGTGGCACCGGCCGTGGCGCGGTCTCACCCCGCGGCAGGCGACCGAGGAGTTCCACACCGCCCGGGACCGGCTCGCCGAGCTCACCGGTGAGCCGGTCGACCAGGCCGCCTGCCCCCTCGGCCGGTACGACCGGACCGTGCTGTCCCGGCTGCGGGCGGCCGGCTACGACCGGGTGTTCACCAGCGACCGGCGGCCGGCCCGCGCCGGCGCGTGGCTGCAACCGCGCTACAGCGTCCGGGCCGAGGACACGCCCGAGAGCCTGCGCGACATCGTCTTCGGGCAGGGGCTGCTCGGCCGGGCCCGCGCCAGCGCGGCCGGGCTGGTCAAGCGCTGGCGTTAG
- a CDS encoding universal stress protein, which yields MTIESGAPVVVGVDGSAAALDAVRVAAREAEYRQRPLRIVHAFIWPLMNTPLGPVPGGPADGGLRNQAERYVDEAMAEAAKVAPEVRVTGAVVDGAATPVLLDESRDAALVVLGHRGLGGFAGLLIGSVTVQVSARAQSPVLVVRGEPRADGPVVVGVDGSDLSTEAVGFAFEEASRRGAPLVAVHAWLYPTPVGPGEILPLVYDVEAFGDEEERVLAESLAGWSERYPDVPVQRRLVRGSPARALVEESKTAQLVVVGAYGRGALTGLLLGSVSHAVLHHAHSPLAIVRRRRTADGS from the coding sequence ATGACCATCGAATCCGGTGCCCCCGTCGTGGTGGGTGTGGACGGTTCCGCCGCCGCACTGGACGCGGTGCGGGTGGCCGCGCGGGAGGCGGAGTACCGGCAGCGTCCGCTGCGGATCGTGCACGCGTTCATCTGGCCGCTGATGAACACCCCGCTGGGACCGGTGCCGGGTGGACCGGCCGACGGCGGGCTGCGTAACCAGGCCGAGCGCTACGTCGACGAGGCGATGGCCGAGGCCGCCAAGGTCGCCCCGGAGGTACGGGTCACCGGCGCCGTGGTCGACGGCGCGGCCACCCCGGTGCTGCTGGACGAGTCCCGCGACGCCGCCCTGGTGGTGCTCGGGCACCGCGGGCTCGGCGGTTTCGCCGGTCTGCTGATCGGGTCGGTCACCGTGCAGGTCTCCGCCCGGGCGCAGAGCCCGGTGCTGGTGGTCCGGGGCGAGCCGCGGGCCGACGGCCCGGTGGTGGTGGGTGTGGACGGTTCCGACCTGTCCACCGAGGCGGTCGGGTTCGCGTTCGAGGAGGCGTCCCGGCGGGGTGCCCCGCTGGTCGCGGTGCACGCCTGGCTCTACCCGACGCCGGTCGGTCCGGGTGAGATCCTGCCGCTGGTCTACGACGTCGAGGCGTTCGGCGACGAGGAGGAGCGCGTGCTGGCCGAGTCGCTGGCCGGCTGGTCCGAGCGCTACCCGGACGTGCCGGTGCAGCGCCGGCTGGTGCGGGGTTCACCGGCCCGGGCGCTGGTCGAGGAGTCGAAGACCGCGCAACTGGTGGTCGTCGGGGCGTACGGCCGGGGTGCGCTGACCGGGTTGCTGCTCGGTTCGGTCAGCCACGCGGTGTTGCACCACGCGCACTCGCCGCTGGCGATCGTGCGGCGGCGACGTACCGCCGACGGGTCCTGA
- a CDS encoding FMN reductase, whose translation MSRTLAVVSAGLSQPSSTRLLADQLAAATRDGLAGRGELVDVHPVDLREHAHDVVNHLLTGFPSESLRATLDTVTGADGIIAVTPIFNASYNGLFKSFFDLVDAEALADRPVLVAATGGTARHSLALEHALRPLFAYLHAVVVPTAVFAAPEDWSGGTADGALRRRIDRAAAELAEQIHRRPVSTGPADPFALTTSFEDLLGRADG comes from the coding sequence ATGAGCCGCACCCTCGCCGTCGTCTCGGCCGGCCTCAGCCAGCCGTCGTCGACCCGGCTCCTCGCCGACCAGCTCGCCGCGGCCACCCGCGACGGGCTGGCCGGGCGGGGCGAGCTGGTCGACGTGCACCCGGTCGACCTGCGCGAGCACGCCCACGACGTGGTGAACCACCTGCTCACCGGCTTCCCGTCGGAGTCGCTGCGGGCGACGCTGGACACGGTCACCGGCGCCGACGGCATCATCGCGGTCACGCCGATCTTCAACGCGTCGTACAACGGGCTGTTCAAGTCGTTCTTCGACCTGGTCGACGCCGAGGCCCTGGCCGACCGGCCGGTGCTGGTCGCCGCGACCGGTGGCACGGCCCGGCACTCGCTCGCCCTGGAGCACGCGCTCCGGCCGCTGTTCGCGTACCTGCACGCGGTGGTGGTGCCGACGGCGGTCTTCGCCGCGCCGGAGGACTGGTCCGGTGGCACGGCCGACGGGGCGCTGCGGCGCCGGATCGACCGGGCCGCCGCCGAACTGGCCGAGCAGATCCACCGGCGGCCGGTCTCCACCGGCCCGGCCGACCCGTTCGCCCTCACCACCAGCTTCGAGGACCTGCTCGGCCGCGCCGACGGCTGA
- a CDS encoding class I SAM-dependent methyltransferase: MSVIDLGGRVETWTRALVRPAHVHVVNLEGPTSDVPDWAEVDHGDACHLPAHIAARRYDLVFSNSVLEHVGGHERRLRFAEFVHTLADRHWVQTPYRYFPIEPHWLAPGMQFLPLRARVALARRWPLQHTVASRREDAVAEVLWTELLDYTQMRHLFPASRIRTERLAGLPKSLIAIAV, from the coding sequence ATGTCCGTCATCGACCTGGGCGGTCGCGTGGAGACCTGGACCAGAGCGCTGGTTCGCCCCGCGCACGTGCACGTGGTCAATCTGGAAGGCCCGACCTCCGACGTGCCGGACTGGGCCGAGGTGGACCACGGGGATGCGTGCCACCTCCCCGCCCACATCGCGGCCCGCCGCTACGATCTCGTCTTCTCCAACTCCGTGCTGGAGCATGTCGGCGGGCACGAACGTCGGCTCCGCTTCGCCGAGTTCGTGCACACTCTCGCCGATCGGCACTGGGTGCAGACCCCGTACCGTTACTTCCCGATCGAGCCGCACTGGCTGGCGCCAGGCATGCAGTTCCTGCCCCTGCGGGCCCGGGTCGCGCTGGCCCGTCGGTGGCCACTGCAGCACACCGTCGCCAGCCGCCGCGAGGACGCGGTGGCTGAGGTGTTGTGGACGGAGCTGCTGGACTACACCCAGATGCGGCACTTGTTTCCGGCCTCGCGCATCAGGACGGAGCGCTTGGCGGGGCTACCCAAGTCACTGATCGCCATCGCGGTCTGA
- a CDS encoding LLM class flavin-dependent oxidoreductase, with protein MQFGVFTVGDVTVDPTNGREPTEHERIKAMVTIALKAEEVGLDVFATGEHHNPPFVPSSPTTMMGYIAARTSRLLLSTATTLITTNDPVKIAEDYAMLQHLADGRVDLMMGRGNTGPVYPWFGQDIRNGIPLAIENYDLLRRLWREDVVDWKGRFRTPLQSFTATPRPLDGVPPFVWHGSIRSPEIAEQAAYYGDGFFANHIFWPKEHTQRMVGLYRQRFEHYGHGSADQAIVGLGGQVFMRRNSQDAVREFRPYFDNAPVYGHGPSLEEFTAQTPLTVGSPQQVIDRTLGFRDYVGDYQRQLFLIDHAGLPLKTVLEQLDLLGEEVVPVLRKEFDTLRPAHVPEAPTHASLVAAAGGAKDSTVHAVDDVTGKAPGAAR; from the coding sequence ATGCAGTTCGGAGTCTTCACCGTCGGCGACGTCACGGTCGACCCGACCAACGGTCGCGAGCCGACCGAGCATGAGCGGATCAAGGCGATGGTGACCATCGCGCTCAAGGCCGAGGAGGTCGGCCTCGACGTCTTCGCCACCGGCGAGCACCACAACCCGCCGTTCGTGCCCTCGTCGCCCACCACCATGATGGGCTACATCGCGGCTCGGACGTCCCGGCTGCTGCTTTCCACCGCCACCACCCTGATCACCACCAACGACCCGGTGAAGATCGCCGAGGACTACGCGATGCTGCAGCACCTGGCCGACGGCCGGGTGGACCTGATGATGGGTCGGGGCAACACGGGCCCGGTCTACCCGTGGTTCGGGCAGGACATCCGCAACGGCATCCCGCTCGCGATCGAGAACTACGACCTGCTGCGCCGGCTCTGGCGCGAGGACGTGGTGGACTGGAAGGGTCGGTTCCGCACCCCGTTGCAGTCGTTCACCGCGACGCCGCGCCCGCTCGACGGGGTGCCGCCGTTCGTCTGGCACGGCTCGATCCGCAGCCCGGAGATCGCCGAGCAGGCCGCCTACTACGGGGACGGCTTCTTCGCCAACCACATCTTCTGGCCCAAGGAGCACACCCAGCGGATGGTCGGGCTCTACCGGCAGCGCTTCGAGCACTACGGCCACGGCTCCGCCGACCAGGCCATCGTCGGGCTCGGCGGGCAGGTGTTCATGCGCCGCAACTCCCAGGACGCGGTCCGCGAGTTCCGGCCGTACTTCGACAACGCGCCGGTCTACGGGCACGGCCCGTCGCTGGAGGAGTTCACCGCGCAGACCCCGCTGACCGTGGGCAGCCCGCAGCAGGTCATCGACCGGACCCTCGGCTTCCGCGACTACGTCGGGGACTACCAGCGGCAGCTGTTCCTGATCGACCACGCCGGCCTGCCGCTGAAGACGGTGCTGGAGCAGCTCGACCTCCTCGGCGAGGAGGTGGTCCCGGTGCTGCGCAAGGAGTTCGACACGCTGCGCCCGGCGCACGTGCCCGAGGCGCCCACGCACGCCTCGCTGGTCGCCGCGGCGGGCGGCGCCAAGGACAGCACCGTGCACGCCGTCGACGACGTCACCGGCAAGGCGCCCGGGGCCGCCCGATGA
- a CDS encoding MoaD/ThiS family protein, giving the protein MVTVLVPGPLRGEAGGASRLTVAASGTLRAVLDDLAGSWPRLARRIRDERGELRRYVNVYVDGEDCRHLGGLDAPVPEAAEVQVLPSVAGG; this is encoded by the coding sequence GTGGTCACCGTGCTGGTGCCCGGCCCGCTGCGCGGCGAGGCCGGGGGCGCGAGCCGGCTGACCGTGGCCGCCTCGGGCACCCTGCGGGCCGTTCTCGACGACCTGGCCGGCTCCTGGCCCCGGTTGGCCCGGCGGATCCGCGACGAGCGGGGCGAGCTGCGCCGCTACGTCAACGTCTACGTCGACGGGGAGGACTGCCGGCACCTCGGCGGGCTGGACGCCCCGGTGCCCGAGGCGGCCGAGGTGCAGGTGCTGCCCTCGGTCGCCGGTGGCTGA
- a CDS encoding pyridoxal-dependent decarboxylase, exosortase A system-associated gives MTSPTIAAFGRTSSRLTVGGVPVDRLAERVGGTPFFAYDRRLLTERVALVRSTLPAGVELGYAVKANPMPAVVQHLSGLVDALDVASALEMRTALDTPLPADRISFAGPGKTAAELTQAVAAGVTIELESETEAARLVAVGDRLGIRPQVAVRVNPDFSIKGSGMRMGGGPQQFGVDAERVPALLKELAHVDVDVLGFHIFAGSQNLRADILCAAQRNTVDLALRLAAYAPAPVRYLNIGGGFGIPYFERDVPLDLAPIGENLAALLTDSVRPNLPDARVVVELGRFLVGECGVYVTRVVDRKESRGRVFLVVDGGLHHQLAASGNFGQVIRRNYPIAIGNRIDEEPTETATVVGCLCTPLDLLGDNVSLPAAEVDDLVVVFQAGAYGLTASPTAFLSHPVPAEVLV, from the coding sequence GTGACCAGCCCGACGATCGCTGCGTTCGGTCGGACGTCGAGCCGCCTCACCGTCGGCGGCGTCCCGGTGGACCGTCTCGCGGAGCGGGTGGGCGGAACGCCGTTCTTCGCCTACGACCGGCGGTTGCTGACCGAACGGGTCGCGCTCGTCCGCTCGACGCTGCCGGCGGGGGTCGAACTCGGGTACGCCGTCAAGGCCAACCCCATGCCGGCGGTTGTCCAGCACCTGAGCGGGCTGGTCGACGCGCTCGACGTGGCCTCGGCCCTGGAGATGCGTACCGCGCTCGACACACCGCTGCCAGCCGACCGGATCAGTTTCGCCGGGCCGGGTAAGACTGCCGCCGAGCTCACCCAGGCGGTCGCGGCCGGCGTGACGATCGAGCTGGAGTCGGAGACCGAAGCGGCCCGGCTGGTCGCCGTCGGGGACCGGCTCGGCATCCGGCCTCAGGTCGCTGTCCGGGTCAATCCCGACTTCTCGATCAAGGGATCCGGCATGCGGATGGGCGGCGGCCCCCAGCAGTTCGGCGTCGACGCCGAGCGGGTGCCGGCGCTCCTCAAGGAACTCGCCCACGTCGACGTGGACGTCCTGGGCTTCCACATCTTCGCGGGATCGCAGAACCTGCGGGCCGACATCCTCTGCGCGGCACAACGCAACACGGTCGACCTCGCGCTGCGGCTGGCCGCGTACGCCCCGGCGCCCGTCCGCTACCTCAACATCGGCGGCGGCTTCGGGATCCCCTACTTCGAGCGGGACGTACCGCTGGATCTGGCTCCGATCGGCGAAAACCTGGCCGCGTTGCTCACCGACTCGGTCCGACCGAACCTGCCCGATGCCCGGGTGGTCGTCGAGCTGGGCCGCTTCCTCGTCGGCGAGTGCGGCGTGTACGTGACCCGCGTCGTGGACCGGAAGGAGTCCCGTGGCAGGGTCTTCCTCGTGGTCGACGGCGGCCTGCACCACCAGCTCGCCGCGTCCGGCAACTTCGGTCAGGTCATCCGCCGCAACTACCCGATCGCCATCGGGAACCGGATCGACGAGGAGCCCACCGAGACGGCAACCGTCGTGGGCTGCCTGTGCACCCCGCTCGACCTGCTCGGCGACAACGTGTCACTGCCGGCCGCGGAAGTCGACGACCTCGTCGTCGTCTTCCAGGCCGGCGCCTACGGGCTCACCGCGAGCCCCACCGCCTTCCTGAGCCACCCGGTGCCCGCCGAGGTCCTGGTCTGA
- a CDS encoding DUF3224 domain-containing protein, whose product MSERATGGFTLDSWDEEPYDEGGGGTLAEARITKSFTGDLVGTSVTRILMCRTPVESSAAYVGFERFTGTLAGRRGSFVLHHTAGSDTETGSRLSWTVVPDSATDELRGLRGGGQIVVGPDGGHTYQLDYRLD is encoded by the coding sequence ATGAGCGAACGCGCCACGGGCGGCTTCACGCTGGACAGCTGGGACGAGGAACCGTACGACGAGGGCGGCGGCGGCACGCTCGCCGAGGCCCGGATCACCAAGTCGTTCACCGGCGACCTGGTCGGCACGAGCGTCACTCGGATACTGATGTGCCGCACGCCGGTCGAGTCCTCCGCCGCGTACGTGGGGTTTGAGCGGTTCACCGGCACTCTGGCCGGGCGCCGGGGCAGCTTCGTGCTGCACCACACCGCGGGCAGCGACACCGAAACCGGGTCGCGGCTGTCCTGGACGGTGGTGCCCGACTCGGCCACCGACGAGCTGCGCGGCCTGCGCGGCGGCGGGCAGATCGTGGTCGGCCCGGACGGCGGCCACACCTACCAGCTGGACTACCGGCTCGACTGA
- a CDS encoding sugar transferase → MNSVEVAPVVDSAAALAPISPAPVRSGRGGWQSRYVATLCLVDLAVGLLSAAAAMVGRFGQETAEPVNRGHLWLTITLPFAWILVLTLNRAYETRYLFVGNDEYARVFRSGLALIATLAVVSLAFDFRLARGYVLVAMPLTTVAGVAMRYLLRQRLHRSWARGERLHRVILVGHEAAVAEMARRLRRERYHGLGVVGACLPYGVADPLPPRAAGPLLPVLGTFEDVATAVARSGADTVVVLSCPEMAGAALRRLGWQLERDEVALIVASSLVDVTGDRTTIRPVDGLPMLHVEHPRLKGGPRFVKAVTDRVSALLLLVLAAPLLIAIALLIRLSPDAGGPAIFRQERVGRNGRLFVIYKFRTMYLDAEDRLADLLHRNETDGELFKMRDDPRVTPVGRWLRRLSLDELPQLVNVVRGDMSLVGPRPPLPREVANYPPDMRRRLVVKPGLTGLWQVSGRSDLSWEESIRLDLSYVENWSLTMDLAILVRTLSAVIRSSGAY, encoded by the coding sequence GTGAACTCGGTGGAGGTTGCCCCGGTCGTCGACTCCGCCGCCGCCCTGGCGCCGATCTCGCCGGCTCCGGTCCGATCGGGTCGCGGTGGCTGGCAGTCCCGTTACGTCGCCACTCTGTGTCTGGTCGACCTGGCGGTGGGACTGCTTTCGGCGGCGGCGGCCATGGTCGGTCGGTTCGGCCAGGAAACGGCCGAGCCGGTTAACCGCGGCCATCTCTGGCTCACCATTACTCTGCCATTCGCATGGATACTCGTCCTGACCCTCAACCGAGCGTACGAAACACGTTATCTATTCGTCGGGAATGATGAGTACGCACGGGTGTTCCGCTCCGGTCTCGCGCTGATTGCCACGCTGGCCGTCGTTTCGCTCGCGTTCGATTTCCGGCTCGCCCGCGGCTACGTGCTGGTCGCGATGCCGTTGACCACCGTCGCCGGAGTCGCGATGCGGTACCTCCTCCGGCAGCGCCTGCACCGCTCGTGGGCGCGGGGCGAACGGCTGCACCGGGTGATCCTGGTCGGGCACGAGGCCGCGGTCGCCGAGATGGCCAGGCGGCTGCGCCGCGAGCGCTACCACGGGCTGGGGGTGGTCGGCGCCTGCCTGCCGTACGGAGTCGCCGATCCGCTGCCGCCGCGGGCGGCCGGCCCGCTGCTGCCGGTGCTCGGCACGTTCGAGGACGTGGCGACCGCCGTCGCCCGGTCCGGAGCGGACACCGTCGTGGTGCTGTCCTGCCCCGAGATGGCCGGAGCCGCCCTGCGCCGGCTGGGCTGGCAGCTGGAACGCGACGAGGTCGCCCTCATCGTGGCCAGCAGCCTGGTCGACGTGACCGGGGACCGCACCACCATCCGTCCGGTCGACGGACTGCCGATGCTGCACGTCGAGCACCCGCGGCTCAAGGGTGGCCCGCGGTTCGTCAAGGCGGTCACCGACCGGGTCTCGGCGCTGCTGTTGCTGGTGCTCGCCGCGCCGCTGCTGATCGCGATCGCCCTGTTGATCCGGTTGAGCCCGGACGCCGGTGGACCGGCGATCTTCCGTCAGGAGCGGGTGGGCCGCAACGGCCGCCTGTTCGTCATCTACAAGTTCCGGACGATGTACCTGGACGCCGAGGATCGGCTGGCGGACCTGTTGCACCGCAACGAGACCGACGGCGAGCTGTTCAAGATGCGCGACGACCCGCGGGTGACCCCGGTCGGGCGTTGGCTGCGCAGGCTGTCACTGGACGAACTGCCGCAGCTGGTCAACGTGGTCCGCGGGGACATGTCGCTGGTCGGGCCGCGGCCGCCGCTGCCCCGGGAGGTGGCCAACTACCCGCCGGACATGCGGCGGCGGCTGGTGGTCAAGCCCGGCCTGACCGGGCTGTGGCAGGTGTCCGGCCGGTCCGACCTGTCCTGGGAGGAGTCCATCCGGCTGGACCTGTCCTACGTGGAAAACTGGTCGTTGACGATGGACCTGGCGATCCTGGTCCGCACGCTGAGCGCCGTCATCCGCAGCTCCGGCGCGTACTGA
- a CDS encoding universal stress protein, translated as MNRPVVVGVDGSPSSLVAAEHAAQAAVGRDRPLHLVHGYLHPLGYGVPLNPYDVGIPAPTEEAQKMLTQTATDLVGRWPGLTVEARQVAGGPGATLIEESKRAELVVVGSRGHGGFAGLLLGSVGSQVAAHAHCPVLVVRPAEQPVPTTGPVLVGVDGSESAELAVGYAADEAARRQAGLVLVHIAPDGDPTAPPELGDLLATAAAAVRGSHPGVAVEERVLRAAGPGQALVDASRDAALVVVGSRGRGGFTGMLLGSVSQAVVQHAHCPVLVAHPYGHAR; from the coding sequence ATGAACCGTCCTGTCGTGGTGGGAGTGGACGGCTCCCCGTCGAGCCTGGTCGCGGCGGAGCACGCCGCGCAGGCGGCGGTGGGCCGGGACCGGCCGCTGCACCTGGTGCACGGCTACCTGCACCCGCTCGGATACGGCGTGCCGCTCAACCCGTACGACGTGGGCATCCCGGCGCCGACCGAGGAGGCGCAGAAGATGTTGACGCAGACCGCTACCGATCTGGTCGGGCGCTGGCCGGGGCTGACCGTCGAGGCACGCCAGGTCGCCGGCGGACCGGGGGCCACACTGATCGAGGAGTCGAAGCGGGCGGAACTGGTGGTGGTGGGCAGCCGCGGCCACGGCGGTTTCGCCGGGCTGCTGCTCGGCTCGGTCGGCAGCCAGGTCGCCGCGCACGCGCACTGCCCGGTGCTGGTGGTCCGGCCCGCTGAGCAGCCGGTGCCGACCACCGGGCCGGTGCTGGTCGGGGTGGACGGATCCGAGTCGGCGGAGCTGGCCGTCGGGTACGCCGCCGACGAGGCGGCCCGCCGGCAGGCGGGCCTGGTGCTGGTGCACATCGCGCCGGACGGGGACCCCACCGCGCCGCCGGAGCTGGGTGACCTGCTGGCCACCGCCGCCGCGGCGGTACGCGGCAGCCATCCCGGAGTGGCCGTCGAGGAACGCGTGCTGCGCGCGGCCGGCCCTGGGCAGGCCCTGGTCGACGCGAGCCGGGACGCCGCCCTGGTGGTGGTCGGCTCGCGGGGCCGCGGCGGGTTCACCGGGATGCTGCTCGGGTCGGTCAGCCAGGCCGTGGTGCAGCACGCGCACTGCCCGGTGCTGGTCGCCCACCCCTACGGCCACGCCCGCTGA